A genomic stretch from Chitinophaga agri includes:
- a CDS encoding complex I subunit 4 family protein — protein sequence MLTVLLILIPLVAGLVTFGLKGSGPKMLGLIASLASLAVTVGALFQFRTDPGAAALKLDASWIPQLGAKFTLGMDGMGLMLCLLTAISFLLIFIVIYNREYERANSFYGLMLLSQAGLVGVFTAYDALLFYVFWELALIPVYFLCSLWGGEKRIPVTFKFFVYTFAGSLLMLVGLIYIYLQTPEHSFSYASFVSGAVSPEDQSWLFWLFFVAFAIKMPVFPFHTWQPDAYEQSPTPVTMVLSGIMVKMGLFGVVRWLLPVLPKGAYMWSDVAIVLSIIGIIYASCIAIVQSDIKRLIAYSSIAHIGLMSAAIFTNNEQGLQGMMVQMFNHGVNIIGLWIIVEIIQNRLKIKNLNEMGGIAQYAPGIAIFLVVISLANIGLPLTNGFIGEFLMFSGLFQYNVWFMAVAGLGIILAAVYTLNMVQKVIFGQSNALTETTTDLKANELVVLIAITGIILVLGFYPKPMLELVSSTTELVNKVY from the coding sequence ATGTTGACAGTATTACTCATATTGATTCCTTTAGTTGCGGGCCTGGTTACGTTTGGTCTGAAGGGGTCTGGCCCTAAAATGCTGGGTTTGATAGCATCCCTGGCTTCGCTGGCAGTAACGGTTGGTGCTTTGTTCCAGTTCCGTACTGATCCTGGTGCTGCTGCACTGAAGCTGGATGCCAGCTGGATACCTCAGCTGGGAGCGAAGTTTACGCTTGGAATGGACGGGATGGGACTGATGCTTTGTCTGCTGACAGCCATCTCCTTTCTGCTGATCTTTATTGTTATTTATAACAGAGAATATGAACGCGCTAACAGTTTCTACGGCCTGATGCTCTTGTCTCAGGCGGGACTGGTAGGTGTGTTTACCGCGTATGACGCATTATTGTTCTACGTTTTCTGGGAACTGGCACTGATTCCGGTGTACTTCCTCTGCTCTCTCTGGGGTGGTGAAAAACGTATTCCGGTTACATTTAAGTTCTTCGTATACACCTTTGCAGGTTCCCTGCTGATGCTGGTAGGTCTGATCTACATCTACCTGCAAACGCCGGAGCATTCCTTCAGCTACGCGAGCTTTGTGAGCGGTGCTGTTTCTCCCGAAGACCAGTCCTGGTTATTCTGGCTGTTCTTCGTAGCATTCGCTATCAAGATGCCGGTGTTCCCTTTCCATACCTGGCAACCGGACGCTTACGAGCAGTCTCCAACACCTGTTACAATGGTACTTTCCGGTATCATGGTGAAGATGGGCCTGTTTGGTGTGGTGCGCTGGTTACTGCCTGTATTGCCGAAAGGTGCATACATGTGGTCAGATGTAGCGATCGTACTGTCTATTATCGGTATTATCTATGCATCCTGCATCGCTATCGTACAATCAGATATCAAACGCCTGATCGCTTACTCTTCTATCGCCCACATCGGCCTGATGAGTGCTGCTATCTTCACTAATAATGAGCAGGGCTTACAGGGGATGATGGTACAGATGTTCAACCACGGTGTCAATATCATTGGTCTGTGGATCATTGTCGAGATCATCCAGAACCGTCTGAAAATAAAGAACCTGAACGAGATGGGCGGTATCGCGCAGTATGCGCCTGGTATCGCGATCTTCCTCGTGGTGATCAGCCTTGCTAATATCGGATTACCACTTACCAATGGTTTCATCGGGGAGTTCCTGATGTTCAGTGGTCTGTTCCAGTATAACGTATGGTTCATGGCAGTAGCCGGATTAGGTATCATCCTGGCGGCAGTATACACCCTGAATATGGTGCAGAAGGTGATCTTCGGACAGAGCAATGCCCTGACCGAAACCACTACTGATCTGAAGGCAAACGAGCTGGTGGTGCTGATCGCTATTACAGGTATCATCCTGGTACTGGGTTTCTATCCGAAGCCTATGCTGGAGCTGGTAAGCAGCACTACTGAATTGGTTAATAAGGTTTATTAA
- the nuoK gene encoding NADH-quinone oxidoreductase subunit NuoK — MPVQYYIFLSIVLFCIGVMGVLMRRNAIIIFMCIELMLNAVNLLLVAFSKMWADAGRVDAGGAQIFVFFIMVVAAAEVAAGLAIIVMIYRNSQSVDINIMNRLKN; from the coding sequence ATGCCTGTTCAATATTACATTTTCTTAAGCATAGTACTCTTTTGTATTGGTGTGATGGGGGTACTGATGCGCAGAAATGCCATTATTATTTTCATGTGCATAGAACTGATGCTGAATGCGGTGAACCTGCTGCTCGTAGCCTTCTCTAAAATGTGGGCAGATGCGGGTCGCGTAGATGCCGGCGGCGCACAGATCTTCGTATTCTTTATCATGGTGGTTGCCGCAGCGGAAGTAGCTGCAGGTCTGGCCATTATCGTGATGATATACAGGAATTCACAGTCCGTGGACATTAATATCATGAACAGGCTGAAGAACTAA
- the nuoI gene encoding NADH-quinone oxidoreductase subunit NuoI: MQALTSRAKQVDRSPMTFIEKIYLWNIIKGMWITFKHIWKRKETVRYPEQKRPFSPVFRGLHVLNRDAEGRENCTACGLCAVACPAEAITMEAAERKPGEEHLYREEKYAARYEINMLRCIFCGFCEEACPKDAIYLTETFAPANYKREGFIYGKPDLLIPAPGEKKKA; the protein is encoded by the coding sequence ATGCAAGCTTTAACAAGTAGGGCAAAACAAGTAGACCGCAGTCCGATGACTTTCATTGAGAAGATCTATCTGTGGAATATTATCAAGGGGATGTGGATCACCTTCAAGCATATCTGGAAAAGGAAGGAAACAGTGCGTTATCCGGAGCAGAAACGCCCGTTCAGCCCTGTATTCCGTGGTCTGCACGTCCTGAACAGGGATGCGGAAGGACGTGAGAACTGCACTGCATGTGGCTTATGTGCGGTAGCTTGTCCTGCGGAAGCAATTACCATGGAAGCAGCGGAAAGAAAACCTGGTGAAGAGCACCTGTACCGTGAAGAGAAATATGCTGCCCGTTATGAAATTAACATGCTGCGTTGCATTTTCTGTGGTTTTTGTGAAGAGGCTTGTCCGAAAGATGCTATCTATCTGACAGAAACATTCGCACCTGCTAACTACAAACGCGAAGGTTTCATCTATGGTAAACCTGACCTGTTAATACCAGCTCCGGGTGAAAAGAAAAAAGCCTAA
- the nuoH gene encoding NADH-quinone oxidoreductase subunit NuoH, whose translation MTIDWFFILEKIALISGVLAISLVVAMYSTWGERKVAGIIQDRLGPNRAGFMGLLQPLADGGKLFFKEEIIPGNSNRFLFILGPSLAMIVACMTSAVIPWGDTLTIAGRTVSLQIADINIGILYIFGVVSLGVYGIMLGGWASNNKYSLLASIRAASQIISYELAMGLSLIALLMMTGTLSLKEIVDQQRHGGWNVLYQPLGFLIFLVCSFAECNRTPFDLAEAESELNGGYHLEYSSMKLGFYLFAEYINMFISSALMASLYFGGYHFPYMDSLGWDPNIITILGTAALFIKIIFFLFFFMWVRWTIPRFRYDQLMRLGWNIMIPLALANMLITGAMVLYRSNAQ comes from the coding sequence ATGACTATAGACTGGTTCTTTATCCTGGAAAAGATAGCGCTGATATCCGGCGTTTTGGCTATATCACTGGTAGTGGCTATGTATTCTACATGGGGTGAAAGAAAAGTAGCTGGTATTATCCAGGACAGGCTCGGCCCGAACAGGGCTGGTTTTATGGGCCTGCTCCAGCCGCTGGCGGATGGTGGTAAACTGTTCTTCAAAGAAGAGATCATCCCTGGCAATTCCAACCGTTTCCTCTTCATTTTAGGGCCTTCCCTCGCAATGATCGTCGCCTGTATGACCAGTGCCGTAATTCCCTGGGGTGACACACTGACCATTGCTGGTCGCACTGTTTCGCTTCAGATTGCAGATATCAATATCGGTATCCTGTATATTTTCGGTGTGGTGAGCTTAGGCGTGTATGGTATCATGCTGGGTGGATGGGCTTCTAATAATAAATACTCCCTGCTGGCATCTATCCGTGCAGCTTCCCAGATCATCTCCTACGAGCTGGCAATGGGGCTGTCACTGATCGCTTTGCTGATGATGACAGGCACCCTGAGTCTGAAAGAGATCGTGGACCAGCAGCGTCACGGTGGCTGGAACGTTCTATATCAGCCACTTGGTTTCCTGATCTTCCTGGTATGTTCATTCGCTGAGTGTAACCGTACACCGTTTGACCTGGCAGAAGCAGAGAGTGAGCTGAATGGTGGTTATCACCTGGAGTACTCTTCCATGAAACTGGGTTTCTACCTGTTCGCTGAGTACATCAATATGTTCATCAGCTCAGCACTGATGGCCAGCCTGTATTTCGGAGGTTATCACTTCCCTTACATGGACAGCCTCGGTTGGGACCCTAACATTATCACTATTCTGGGTACAGCTGCGCTGTTTATCAAGATCATATTCTTCCTGTTCTTCTTTATGTGGGTACGCTGGACCATTCCAAGGTTCCGTTACGATCAGCTGATGCGTCTCGGATGGAATATCATGATTCCGCTGGCACTGGCTAATATGTTGATAACAGGAGCGATGGTATTGTATCGCAGTAATGCACAATAA
- a CDS encoding NADH-quinone oxidoreductase subunit J family protein — protein sequence MSLQQIVFGVLSIISIISALGVILSKNPVTSVLCLIVTFFTIAGHYIMLNAQFLAVVHIIVYAGAIMVLFLFVIMLMNLNAEIEPQKRNWLKYAGAISGGALLLVLLGALREADVTPLQSGSTDIGLISNLGKTLFNQYVVPFEVSSILFLSAMVGAVVIGKKEA from the coding sequence ATGAGTTTACAACAAATCGTTTTCGGGGTACTTTCTATCATCTCTATTATATCCGCACTTGGCGTGATATTGAGTAAGAACCCCGTTACCAGTGTTCTTTGCCTGATCGTCACCTTTTTCACCATCGCGGGGCACTATATTATGCTCAATGCACAGTTCCTGGCAGTGGTACATATTATCGTATATGCAGGGGCTATCATGGTATTGTTCCTCTTTGTGATCATGTTGATGAACCTGAACGCAGAAATAGAACCACAGAAGCGTAACTGGCTGAAATACGCCGGCGCGATCAGTGGTGGTGCACTCCTGCTGGTATTACTGGGTGCTCTCCGCGAAGCGGACGTAACACCGCTACAGTCCGGATCAACCGATATAGGACTGATCTCCAACCTTGGTAAAACTTTATTCAATCAATACGTAGTTCCTTTTGAAGTAAGCAGCATCCTGTTCCTGAGTGCAATGGTAGGCGCCGTTGTGATCGGAAAGAAGGAAGCGTAA
- a CDS encoding 2Fe-2S iron-sulfur cluster-binding protein, with protein sequence MAEEKKLFKVKIDNISVEVEPGTTILNAARQIGGDIVPPAMCYYSKLKGSGGKCRTCLVKVSKGSDADPRPMPKLVASCRTTVMDGMEVANITSPEVLEARKGVVEFLLLNHPLDCPVCDQAGECHLQDLSYEHGADSTRYEFKRRTFDRVDIGDKIQLHMTRCILCYRCVFTADQLTEKREHGVLGRGEAAEIGTYIQQSLDNNFIGNVIDVCPVGALTDKTFRFKNRVWFLKPVDAHRECSDPKCCGKVALWMRGDEVFRVTARKDKYGEVEEWICDTCRFDKKEVKDWVIEGPRKVERQSVISQGHYVGVHKPKDTLVEVLDGRQPKLLLDIHNISEVNKPTVDLSKINGPAHSDDFNKK encoded by the coding sequence ATGGCTGAAGAAAAGAAACTCTTTAAGGTTAAGATCGATAATATCTCCGTGGAAGTGGAGCCGGGTACTACCATTCTGAATGCTGCCCGTCAAATTGGTGGAGATATCGTGCCACCTGCAATGTGCTACTACTCCAAGCTGAAAGGTTCCGGTGGTAAATGCCGTACCTGCCTGGTGAAAGTATCAAAAGGATCAGACGCTGATCCACGTCCTATGCCGAAGCTGGTAGCCAGCTGCCGTACTACCGTAATGGATGGTATGGAAGTGGCAAACATCACCTCGCCTGAAGTGCTGGAAGCACGTAAGGGAGTGGTAGAATTCCTGCTGCTGAACCACCCGCTGGATTGCCCTGTGTGCGACCAGGCTGGTGAATGTCACCTGCAGGACCTGAGCTACGAACATGGCGCAGATTCTACCCGTTACGAATTCAAACGCCGTACTTTCGACAGAGTCGATATCGGCGATAAGATACAGTTACACATGACCCGTTGCATCCTGTGCTACCGTTGTGTATTCACTGCCGATCAGCTGACTGAAAAGCGTGAACATGGCGTGCTGGGTCGCGGTGAAGCTGCGGAAATCGGTACTTATATTCAGCAGTCCCTGGACAACAACTTCATCGGTAACGTGATCGATGTATGTCCGGTGGGAGCGCTGACCGATAAGACCTTCCGCTTTAAAAACCGTGTATGGTTCCTGAAACCTGTTGATGCACACCGTGAATGTAGCGATCCTAAGTGCTGTGGTAAAGTAGCGCTCTGGATGCGTGGTGATGAGGTGTTCCGCGTTACTGCCCGCAAAGACAAATACGGTGAAGTAGAAGAGTGGATCTGTGATACCTGCCGCTTCGATAAGAAAGAAGTCAAAGACTGGGTGATCGAAGGACCACGTAAAGTAGAACGTCAGAGCGTTATCTCCCAGGGTCATTATGTAGGCGTTCACAAGCCGAAAGATACACTGGTGGAAGTACTGGATGGCCGTCAGCCAAAACTGCTGCTGGATATCCACAATATCAGCGAGGTAAACAAACCGACGGTAGACCTGTCCAAAATAAACGGTCCGGCACATTCCGACGACTTTAATAAGAAATGA
- the nuoL gene encoding NADH-quinone oxidoreductase subunit L: protein MIHLVWLVPFLPLLGFLVNGLGRRYLSKSLAGIVGSGAVVAAFVISLLIFLEVKAPGFQAQVVPLFDFISAGSLQIPFAFQVDQLSALFLLIITGVGSLIHIYSTSYMHDESNEGFARYFAYLNLFVFSMLILVLGANYVMMFIGWEGVGLCSYLLIGFWFKNTAYNNAAKKAFIMNRIGDLGFLLGIFTMIVHFGSVSFPDVFTKAAALGEGSKVIPVIAILLFVGAAGKSAQLPLYTWLPDAMAGPTPVSALIHAATMVTAGIYMIARSNILYTLAPSIQTVVAVIGLATAVLAATIALKQDDIKKVLAYSTVSQLGYMFLALGVGAYTTAVFHVMTHAFFKALLFLGSGSVIHAMGGEQNINKMGGLKKYMPVTHITFLIGCLAIAGIPGLSGFFSKDEILAETFISNKIMYGIALLTALMTAFYMFRLYYITFCGKFRGTHEQEHHLHESPAAITIPLIILAVLSVVGGYIGLPEVFGTHSLLKEYLSPVFAPSAPFIHEHEHLSHSTEWLLMALSSVLVIITIFFARSWYRNYEDNGQPRTGIAKILENKWYVDELYDAIIVKPLMMLSRFFEEAIEKSGIDRLVNGVGRGIHWGSQQVRLLQSGQVGFYIFAMVIGMVVLFVIGFLLK from the coding sequence ATGATACATCTAGTTTGGCTGGTACCATTTTTACCATTATTAGGATTCCTCGTGAATGGATTGGGAAGAAGATACCTATCCAAATCACTGGCGGGTATAGTAGGAAGCGGGGCTGTAGTAGCTGCCTTTGTTATAAGCTTACTGATCTTCCTGGAGGTGAAAGCCCCCGGATTTCAGGCGCAGGTAGTGCCGTTGTTTGATTTTATTTCCGCAGGCAGCCTGCAGATTCCTTTCGCATTCCAGGTGGACCAGCTGAGCGCTTTATTTTTGCTGATCATTACCGGTGTCGGTTCCCTGATCCACATTTATTCCACCTCGTACATGCATGACGAGAGCAATGAAGGTTTCGCGCGTTACTTCGCTTACCTGAACCTCTTCGTTTTCTCCATGCTGATCCTTGTACTGGGCGCCAACTATGTGATGATGTTCATCGGATGGGAAGGTGTAGGACTTTGTTCCTATCTCCTGATCGGCTTCTGGTTCAAGAATACTGCATATAACAATGCTGCCAAGAAAGCATTCATCATGAACCGTATCGGTGACCTCGGCTTCCTGCTGGGTATCTTCACCATGATCGTTCACTTCGGCAGTGTATCCTTCCCTGACGTATTTACAAAAGCTGCGGCCCTGGGAGAAGGTAGTAAAGTGATCCCGGTTATCGCTATCCTGCTGTTTGTAGGTGCTGCCGGTAAATCTGCACAGCTGCCTTTATATACCTGGTTACCTGATGCGATGGCGGGTCCTACTCCGGTATCTGCCCTGATACACGCTGCTACGATGGTAACTGCTGGTATCTATATGATCGCACGCAGCAACATATTATATACCCTTGCTCCCTCCATTCAGACGGTAGTTGCGGTGATCGGTCTGGCTACGGCTGTACTGGCGGCCACCATTGCCCTGAAACAGGACGATATCAAGAAAGTGCTCGCTTACTCTACCGTGAGCCAGCTGGGGTACATGTTCCTCGCCCTTGGCGTAGGTGCTTACACTACAGCGGTATTCCACGTAATGACGCACGCATTCTTCAAAGCATTACTGTTCCTTGGTTCCGGTTCCGTGATCCACGCAATGGGCGGAGAGCAGAATATCAACAAGATGGGCGGACTGAAAAAATACATGCCGGTTACGCACATCACTTTCCTGATCGGCTGTCTGGCTATCGCTGGTATCCCTGGTCTGTCAGGTTTCTTCTCTAAAGATGAGATCCTCGCGGAAACATTTATCTCTAACAAGATCATGTATGGTATCGCGCTCCTCACAGCACTGATGACCGCTTTCTACATGTTCCGTTTATATTATATCACTTTCTGTGGCAAATTCCGCGGTACACACGAACAGGAACATCACCTGCACGAAAGTCCTGCGGCTATCACCATCCCACTGATCATACTGGCTGTCCTGTCTGTAGTAGGCGGTTATATCGGCCTGCCGGAAGTATTTGGTACACACAGTCTGCTGAAAGAATATCTGTCTCCTGTATTTGCGCCTTCTGCACCATTCATACATGAGCATGAACATTTGTCTCATAGTACCGAGTGGTTGTTAATGGCACTGAGCTCTGTGCTGGTGATCATCACCATCTTCTTCGCACGCAGCTGGTACCGCAATTATGAAGATAATGGACAACCACGTACCGGTATCGCCAAAATACTGGAGAACAAGTGGTACGTGGATGAGTTATACGATGCTATCATAGTAAAGCCCCTGATGATGCTGAGCCGTTTCTTTGAAGAAGCGATTGAGAAATCAGGTATAGACCGTCTGGTAAACGGTGTGGGTCGTGGCATACACTGGGGCAGCCAGCAGGTAAGACTGCTGCAGAGCGGCCAGGTAGGTTTCTACATCTTCGCCATGGTAATAGGAATGGTAGTATTATTTGTGATCGGCTTCCTGCTGAAATAA